A window from Pseudomonas sp. Tri1 encodes these proteins:
- the mnmC gene encoding bifunctional tRNA (5-methylaminomethyl-2-thiouridine)(34)-methyltransferase MnmD/FAD-dependent 5-carboxymethylaminomethyl-2-thiouridine(34) oxidoreductase MnmC yields the protein MTPIQHHAQLDWDDQGRPRSRVFDDVYFSDQSGLDETRYVFLEQNNLAERFAALPDDGRLVIGETGFGTGLNFLCTWQLFEQCAPAGARLHFVSVEKYPLSLEDLRRALVLWPQLKRQADQLLEQYVAIHQGFQRLALANGRVTLTLLIGDALEQLPQLDAQVDAWFLDGFAPAKNPDMWTAELFAELARLSAPGATLSTFTSTGWVRRLLNAAGFKMKRTPGIGHKWEILRGVFLGWPEQTPAPTPAKPWYARPAAQSGERRALVIGGGLAGCASAASLAARGWRVTLLERHAGLAEEASGNPQGVLYLKLSAHGTALSQMILSGFGYTRRALEHLQRGVDWDGCGVLQLAFNAKEAERQAQLAEAFPQDLLHALDQPQAEARSGIGLACGGLFYPEGGWVHPPALCRWQASGPTIDVQPHHEVLQLRRVDGQWQAWDGERCLASAPVAILASAAEIKRFEPAADLPLKRIRGQITRLPQTARSQSLATVVCAEGYVAPPRQGEHTLGASFDFKSDDLTPTAAEHAGNLQMLEEISLDLVERLNASTLDPQHLEGRAAFRCTSPDYLPIVGPLADRQAFTEAYSALGKDARQVPDKPCPWLDGLYVNSGHGSRGLISAPLSGELIAAWLDNEPLPLPRSVAEACHPNRFALRALVRGKA from the coding sequence ATGACGCCCATCCAGCACCACGCCCAACTCGACTGGGATGACCAGGGTCGCCCGCGTTCGCGGGTGTTCGACGACGTGTATTTTTCCGACCAGTCGGGCCTGGACGAAACCCGCTATGTGTTCCTTGAACAGAACAATCTGGCCGAGCGCTTTGCCGCGCTGCCGGATGACGGGCGATTGGTGATCGGCGAGACCGGATTCGGCACCGGCTTGAATTTCCTCTGCACCTGGCAGCTGTTCGAGCAGTGCGCACCGGCAGGTGCCCGACTGCATTTTGTCAGTGTCGAGAAATATCCGTTGAGCTTGGAAGATCTGCGCCGGGCCCTGGTCTTGTGGCCGCAACTCAAACGTCAGGCCGACCAATTGCTTGAGCAATATGTCGCGATCCACCAGGGTTTCCAACGCTTGGCATTGGCCAATGGGCGCGTGACACTGACCTTATTGATCGGTGATGCCCTGGAACAATTGCCGCAGCTGGACGCGCAAGTCGACGCCTGGTTCCTGGACGGTTTCGCGCCGGCAAAGAACCCCGACATGTGGACCGCCGAGCTGTTCGCCGAGTTGGCCCGGCTGTCGGCGCCTGGCGCTACCCTCAGTACCTTCACCAGCACCGGCTGGGTACGGCGGTTGTTGAACGCAGCGGGCTTCAAGATGAAACGCACGCCGGGTATCGGTCATAAGTGGGAAATCCTGCGTGGTGTGTTTCTCGGCTGGCCGGAGCAGACACCCGCGCCAACTCCGGCAAAACCCTGGTACGCCCGCCCTGCCGCGCAGAGCGGCGAGCGTCGGGCGCTGGTGATCGGCGGCGGCTTGGCCGGTTGTGCCAGCGCGGCCAGCCTGGCGGCCCGGGGCTGGCGGGTGACGCTGCTGGAACGTCATGCCGGCTTGGCCGAGGAAGCGTCCGGCAACCCGCAGGGCGTGCTGTACCTCAAGCTTTCCGCCCACGGCACGGCGTTGTCGCAAATGATCCTCAGCGGTTTCGGCTACACCCGGCGCGCTCTGGAACATCTGCAACGCGGCGTTGACTGGGACGGTTGCGGGGTCTTGCAGCTGGCCTTCAACGCCAAGGAAGCCGAGCGCCAGGCGCAACTGGCCGAGGCGTTTCCCCAGGATCTGCTGCATGCGCTCGATCAGCCACAGGCCGAGGCACGCTCCGGCATTGGCCTGGCCTGTGGCGGTTTGTTCTATCCCGAAGGCGGCTGGGTGCATCCGCCAGCATTGTGTCGCTGGCAGGCCTCGGGGCCGACGATTGACGTGCAGCCCCATCATGAAGTGTTGCAATTGCGCCGAGTCGACGGCCAATGGCAGGCCTGGGACGGCGAACGTTGCCTGGCCAGCGCGCCGGTGGCAATTCTCGCCAGCGCCGCCGAGATCAAGCGTTTCGAACCCGCTGCCGACTTGCCCCTCAAGCGCATTCGCGGGCAAATCACCCGCCTGCCACAGACCGCCCGCAGCCAGAGCCTGGCGACGGTGGTCTGCGCCGAAGGCTACGTCGCCCCGCCAAGGCAGGGCGAGCACACACTGGGAGCCAGTTTCGACTTCAAGAGCGACGACCTGACCCCTACCGCTGCGGAACACGCCGGCAACCTGCAGATGCTGGAAGAAATCTCCCTGGATCTGGTGGAGCGCCTGAATGCCAGCACCCTGGATCCGCAACACTTGGAAGGTCGCGCGGCGTTCCGTTGCACCAGCCCGGACTACCTGCCGATTGTCGGTCCGCTGGCTGACCGCCAGGCCTTCACCGAGGCGTATTCGGCCCTGGGCAAGGACGCTCGCCAGGTACCCGACAAGCCCTGCCCGTGGCTCGATGGCCTGTACGTCAACAGCGGCCACGGCTCACGGGGCCTGATCAGCGCACCGCTGTCGGGGGAACTGATCGCCGCCTGGCTGGACAACGAGCCGCTGCCCCTGCCCCGCAGCGTGGCCGAAGCCTGCCATCCGAATCGGTTTGCGTTGCGGGCGTTGGTTCGGGGCAAGGCCTAG
- the pap gene encoding polyphosphate:AMP phosphotransferase, with product MFESAEIGHAIDKETFEAEVPALREALLEAQFELQQQGRFPVIVLINGVEGAGKGETVKLLNEWMDPRLIEVRTFDQQTDEELARPPAWRYWRMLPAKGRMGIFFGNWYSQMLQGRVHGEFKDPRLDQAINAAERLEKMLCDEGALIFKFWFHLSKKQMKARLKGLKDDPLHSWRISPLDWQQSQTYDKFVKYGERVLRRTSRDYAPWHVIEGVDSCYRNLAVGRILLEGLRQALDRPKVKSEKVNVAPLPALDDQVTLIGSLDMTLRLDKADYEEQLITEQARFAGLLRDKRMRRHALVAVFEGNDAAGKGGAIRRVAAALDPRQYSIVPIAAPTEEERAHPYMWRFWRHIPARGKFTMFDRSWYGRVLVERVEEFCSPADWLRAYSEINDFEEQIADAGVVVVKFWLAIDKETQLERFQEREEIPFKRFKITEDDWRNRDKWDAYRAAVCDMVDRTSTEISPWTLVEANDKRWARVKVLRTLNQALEEAFERSEKQARQSKKGSIRR from the coding sequence ATGTTCGAATCCGCTGAAATCGGTCACGCCATCGATAAAGAAACCTTTGAAGCCGAGGTGCCGGCCCTGCGTGAAGCGCTGCTCGAAGCTCAATTCGAGTTGCAGCAGCAGGGGCGTTTCCCGGTCATTGTGCTGATCAACGGTGTTGAAGGCGCGGGCAAGGGCGAGACGGTGAAGTTGCTCAACGAGTGGATGGACCCGCGGCTGATCGAAGTGCGCACCTTCGACCAGCAGACCGACGAGGAGCTGGCGCGACCTCCGGCCTGGCGTTATTGGCGGATGCTGCCGGCCAAGGGGCGCATGGGGATTTTCTTCGGCAATTGGTACAGCCAGATGCTGCAGGGGCGGGTCCACGGCGAGTTCAAGGACCCACGGCTCGACCAGGCGATCAATGCCGCCGAGCGCCTGGAGAAAATGCTCTGCGATGAAGGCGCGCTGATCTTCAAGTTCTGGTTCCACCTGTCCAAGAAACAGATGAAAGCCCGGCTCAAGGGGCTCAAGGACGATCCACTGCACAGCTGGCGCATCAGCCCGCTGGATTGGCAGCAATCCCAGACCTATGACAAGTTCGTCAAATACGGTGAGCGAGTGCTGCGTCGCACCAGTCGCGATTACGCACCGTGGCATGTGATCGAAGGCGTGGACAGCTGTTATCGCAACCTCGCGGTAGGAAGGATTCTGCTCGAAGGATTGCGCCAAGCCTTGGACCGGCCGAAGGTCAAATCGGAAAAAGTGAATGTGGCGCCGCTGCCGGCGCTGGACGATCAGGTGACGCTGATCGGTAGCCTGGACATGACGCTGCGCCTGGACAAGGCCGATTACGAAGAACAACTGATTACCGAGCAGGCGCGGTTCGCCGGTTTGCTGCGGGACAAGCGCATGCGTCGTCATGCCCTGGTGGCCGTCTTCGAAGGCAACGATGCGGCGGGCAAAGGCGGGGCGATCCGGCGAGTCGCGGCGGCCCTCGACCCACGGCAGTACAGCATCGTGCCGATTGCCGCGCCCACCGAAGAAGAGCGCGCCCACCCGTACATGTGGCGGTTCTGGCGGCATATCCCGGCGCGGGGCAAGTTCACCATGTTCGACCGCTCCTGGTATGGCCGGGTGTTGGTGGAGCGGGTCGAGGAGTTTTGCAGCCCGGCCGACTGGCTACGGGCCTACAGCGAAATCAACGACTTCGAGGAGCAGATCGCCGACGCTGGCGTGGTGGTGGTCAAGTTCTGGCTGGCCATCGACAAGGAGACTCAACTGGAGCGCTTCCAGGAACGCGAGGAAATTCCTTTCAAGCGCTTCAAGATCACCGAAGACGACTGGCGCAATCGGGACAAGTGGGACGCTTACCGGGCAGCGGTGTGCGACATGGTGGACCGCACCAGCACCGAGATTTCCCCGTGGACACTGGTGGAGGCCAACGACAAGCGCTGGGCGCGGGTCAAGGTGCTACGCACGCTGAACCAGGCACTGGAGGAGGCGTTCGAGCGCTCGGAAAAACAGGCTCGTCAGTCGAAGAAGGGCAGCATCAGGCGATGA